A genomic region of Staphylococcus roterodami contains the following coding sequences:
- a CDS encoding NETI motif-containing protein yields the protein MKFKVADNETIADCLTRMKKQGYMPVKRLEKPVFQEQKDGTIEVSHQEIIFIGKKIQ from the coding sequence ATGAAATTCAAAGTAGCTGATAATGAAACTATTGCTGATTGTTTAACACGAATGAAGAAGCAAGGATATATGCCTGTAAAACGTCTTGAAAAACCTGTGTTTCAAGAACAAAAAGATGGAACAATTGAAGTTTCACATCAAGAAATCATTTTTATCGGAAAGAAAATTCAATAA
- the purB gene encoding adenylosuccinate lyase, with the protein MIERYSREEMSNIWTDQNRYEAWLEVEILACEAWSELGHIPKEDVQKIRQNAKVNVERAQEIEQETRHDVVAFTRQVSETLGEERKWVHYGLTSTDVVDTALSFVIKQANDIIEKDLERFIDVLAEKAKNYKYTLMMGRTHGVHAEPTTFGVKMALWYTEMERNLKRFKQVREEIEVGKMSGAVGTFANIPPEIESYVCKHLGIGTAPVSTQTLQRDRHAYYIATLALIATSLEKFAVEIRNLQKTETREVEEAFAKGQKGSSAMPHKRNPIGSENITGISRVIRGYITTAYENVPLWHERDISHSSAERIMLPDVTIALDYALNRFTNIVDRLTVFEDNMRNNIDKTFGLIFSQRVLLALINKGMVREEAYDKVQPKAMISWETKTPFRELIEQDETITNVLSKEELDECFDPKHHLNQVDTIFERAGLSE; encoded by the coding sequence ATGATTGAACGTTATTCAAGAGAAGAAATGTCTAATATTTGGACTGATCAAAATCGCTATGAAGCATGGTTAGAAGTGGAAATTTTAGCATGTGAAGCATGGAGTGAATTAGGTCATATTCCTAAAGAAGATGTACAAAAAATTCGCCAAAATGCAAAAGTAAATGTCGAACGTGCTCAAGAAATTGAGCAAGAAACTCGCCATGATGTTGTAGCTTTTACTAGACAAGTCTCTGAAACACTAGGTGAAGAACGTAAGTGGGTACATTATGGTTTAACTTCTACTGATGTTGTAGATACAGCTTTGAGTTTTGTTATTAAACAAGCGAATGACATTATTGAAAAAGATTTAGAAAGATTTATCGACGTTCTAGCTGAAAAAGCGAAAAATTATAAATATACATTAATGATGGGACGTACGCATGGTGTTCATGCAGAACCAACAACATTTGGTGTTAAAATGGCACTATGGTATACGGAAATGGAACGTAACTTAAAACGTTTTAAACAAGTTAGAGAAGAAATCGAAGTTGGTAAAATGAGTGGTGCAGTAGGTACATTTGCTAACATTCCGCCTGAAATTGAAAGTTACGTTTGTAAGCACTTAGGAATCGGAACTGCGCCTGTTTCAACACAGACATTACAACGAGACCGACATGCTTATTATATTGCGACATTGGCTTTAATTGCGACGTCATTAGAAAAATTTGCAGTTGAAATTCGTAATTTACAAAAGACTGAAACAAGAGAAGTGGAAGAAGCTTTTGCAAAAGGACAAAAAGGATCATCTGCAATGCCTCATAAACGAAATCCGATTGGTTCTGAAAATATAACTGGTATTTCAAGAGTGATTCGTGGATATATTACAACAGCATATGAAAATGTACCTTTATGGCATGAAAGAGATATATCTCATTCTTCAGCTGAGCGAATTATGTTGCCAGATGTTACAATAGCATTAGATTATGCATTGAATCGTTTCACTAACATTGTGGACCGTTTAACAGTATTTGAAGATAATATGCGTAATAATATTGATAAAACATTCGGCTTGATTTTCTCACAACGAGTTTTACTTGCATTAATTAATAAAGGAATGGTTCGTGAAGAAGCTTATGATAAAGTGCAACCAAAAGCTATGATATCATGGGAAACAAAAACACCTTTCCGTGAATTAATTGAACAAGATGAAACAATTACAAACGTTTTATCGAAAGAAGAATTAGATGAATGCTTTGATCCTAAACATCACTTAAATCAAGTTGATACTATTTTTGAACGTGCAGGATTATCAGAATAA